TTTGCGTTTGAGAAATCAATTGTCATTTTCATAATTTATATACCGTCCTTTTAATTTTTAGTTTTTTTGTGTAATGCTTAGTTTCCATTTCTAATTGCATCTACTAATGTGCTTAACGTTGCATTTTCAAATCTTTTATTTGTGATCGTCACGTTTGGTGAATGTCTAACTTTCGTTTCAAATAAGTCTGATGGTTCAACTGAAAAGATATATTTAAAATGTTTTTTGCCGTCCTTTTCTGCTACATCAATTACTGTTCTTGCTAGCACATCCGATTGGCTCACGACTGCTTTTTTAATTTGTTCCTGTGCTTCAATCGTTACAGTAGGATTAAGTATTGCACCTTCTGTATCTTTATCTTTATTCATCGCTTCATGACCTGTTACGGCAAAGTGGAATTTATGTGCTTGTTGTAACTTACCAATCAATCTATACATGCCAACTATTCTTGTAGCTGCCTCGCCCCAGTCTGTAAATGTCGGTTTTTTAGATTTACCTTCCATAATGTCTTCCATTGTGATATCACGTAATTTTTGAAGCGTTTCGATGACCACTATATCTATTTGCTTACCTTGTTCACGTAACGCTTCTAATATTTGCGGTAAACTCGTAATAACATATTCCAAGTGTTTGTAATTCTTAATCTCTACTACTGCTCCATCTTCTGTTACTGTCGTACCATCTTCGTTTATATCTAATATTAGTGCGTTGTTTTCTCTCGTTAATGTTGTTGTCTTGCCAGTACCAAATCGACCATATACAACGAACTTGTAATACTTATCACTGTTACGTTTCGATATATCTTGTATGCGTAACTTACTTAAAATGTCACTCATGTGAAACCTCCTCATATTCAACTTGCTCTGTTACTGTTTTTCTGATTGCGATATGATCATTCATATCTATTTTTGAATTATCTAAACCATCAAACTCTCTTGCTCTACCAAAGTTAGTTGAGTAACTGATGTCTGGTGCATTTTCAGATGGCTTGTTAGTTACATATGCTTTCAATAATTTGTGTTTAATAATATAAGTGGTTATTTGTTTCATTTACTCCACCTCATTTACATACTCACTGAACAATTCATCAGTGAAATCTTTTTTATTTTTTAGTGCTTGGTAAACTTTCATATCAACTGTGCCTTTAACTTTTAATTCATATACTGTCAAACGGTTTTTCATACCTACACGTTGCGCTCTACCTAGTGCTTGCGTGTAATCTTGATAACTGTACGTTGGTGTATATATGACACATAATGAGTTGTACTGTAATTCAATCCCTGCACCACCCGCTTGATACTGAACAATGGTTACACTGTTTTGTAACTTATCCCATTCATTTTTAGGAGCTAATACCTTTCGTTGACCACTTACTTCATATATGGTTTTGCATAACTTCTCTGCTAACTTAACCATTTCGTCTTTTTCTTTCGTGAAGTGGTAGAAAATCAGTACATTCTCTTTTGTGCCATCAAGTAACATTTCAAGCCAACTTAACTTTGCTTGTTGGTTACCGTAGTATCTTAGTGCTGCTTGTAATTTAGGTTGCGTATCATATTGAATGATTGTTTGTGT
This portion of the Mammaliicoccus vitulinus genome encodes:
- a CDS encoding ATP-binding protein, whose product is MSDILSKLRIQDISKRNSDKYYKFVVYGRFGTGKTTTLTRENNALILDINEDGTTVTEDGAVVEIKNYKHLEYVITSLPQILEALREQGKQIDIVVIETLQKLRDITMEDIMEGKSKKPTFTDWGEAATRIVGMYRLIGKLQQAHKFHFAVTGHEAMNKDKDTEGAILNPTVTIEAQEQIKKAVVSQSDVLARTVIDVAEKDGKKHFKYIFSVEPSDLFETKVRHSPNVTITNKRFENATLSTLVDAIRNGN
- a CDS encoding DUF2483 family protein — its product is MKQITTYIIKHKLLKAYVTNKPSENAPDISYSTNFGRAREFDGLDNSKIDMNDHIAIRKTVTEQVEYEEVSHE